GAGGCCTTCGACCTGCCCCGCGCCCAGCGGCTGGTGGATGACCTTCTCGGGCGATGTCGCGAGCGGGCCCTGGCGCCCCTGGCCGGCAACAGCTTCGTGGTGACCCTCCTCGATGGCCTCTCGAGCAGCGAGGAGAGCGTGATCGCGACCCTCGATGCCGCCCTCGGCAGCATTCCCAGCTTCGGCGGCTCGGCGGGGGACGACAACCGGCTCGCCCGCACCCACGTCTTCTGTGACGGGCGGTTTCACGCCGAGGCGGCCGTGGTGCTGCTGGTCAACACCCCGCTGCCCTTCGAGGTCTTCTCCACCCACCACCTGCGGCCCCGGCATGAGAAGCTGGTGGTCACCGGCGTCGACCGGGAGTCGCGGCGGGTGCTGGAGCTCAACGCTGCCCCCGCCGTGGCGGCCTATGCTCAGCTGGTGGGGCAGCCGGAGTCACGGCTCGGCCCGGAGCTGTTTGCCCGGCACCCGCTGGCGGTGCGCATCGGCGACCACTACTACGTGCGCTCCATCCAGCGGGCCAACGAGGACGGCAGCCTGAGCTTCTACTGTGCGGTGGAGAACGGCATTGTGCTCACGGCCATGGCCTGTGCCCCTATCCATGACGATCTGGCGCAGACACTCGCGGGACTCGAGGGCCGCCTGGGCGCCACCGAGCTGGTGATCGGATGCGACTGCTTCCTGAGGCGCCTGGAGCTGGAGGTGCTGGGCCAGGAGGCCGAGGTCTCGGACCTGCTGAGCCGGCGCCGGGTGATCGGCTTCAACACCTACGGGGAGCAGTACCATGGCATGCACATCAACCAAACCTTCACCGGGGTGGCCATTGGCACCGCTCGACCCGACGACGCTGCCTGAGGCGCCCGCGGCTCGGGCGGCCCTGCTGGCCGAGGAGAACGCTCGCCTGCGGCGC
The Halomonas alkalicola DNA segment above includes these coding regions:
- the nosP gene encoding nitric oxide-sensing protein NosP, with product MPDAMSLSPSAAQAGASPLRTAVSLLSDPAEAVAELAAELRHGSLGFVLFFCSVEYPLEALSHALRSAFEGLPVAGCTTAGEITPAGYARGGIVAIGFDRRHFVPATALVERLEAFDLPRAQRLVDDLLGRCRERALAPLAGNSFVVTLLDGLSSSEESVIATLDAALGSIPSFGGSAGDDNRLARTHVFCDGRFHAEAAVVLLVNTPLPFEVFSTHHLRPRHEKLVVTGVDRESRRVLELNAAPAVAAYAQLVGQPESRLGPELFARHPLAVRIGDHYYVRSIQRANEDGSLSFYCAVENGIVLTAMACAPIHDDLAQTLAGLEGRLGATELVIGCDCFLRRLELEVLGQEAEVSDLLSRRRVIGFNTYGEQYHGMHINQTFTGVAIGTARPDDAA